One Brassica napus cultivar Da-Ae chromosome A5, Da-Ae, whole genome shotgun sequence DNA window includes the following coding sequences:
- the LOC106436271 gene encoding prolyl 4-hydroxylase 2, with product MSMSRRGLIRMLLVAVFLVVLQSSTALISSPSSIINPSKVKQVSSKPRAFVYEGFLTDLECDHLISLARENLQRSAVADNDNGDSQVSDVRTSSGTFISKGKDPIVSGIEDKLSTWTFLPKENGEDLQVLRYEHGQKYDAHFDYFHDKVNIARGGHRIATVLMYLSNVTKGGETVFPDAVESSRRQLSVNKDDLSDCAKKGIAVKPKKGDALLFFNLHQDATPDTLSLHGGCPVIEGEKWSATKWIHVDSFDKIVTHDGSCADVNESCERWAVLGECAKNPEYMVGTPELPGNCRRSCKAC from the exons ATGTCAATGTCTCGCCGCGGATTGATTAGGATGTTGCTCGTCGCCGTCTTCCTTGTCGTGCTTCAGTCATCAACTGCTCTGATTAGTTCTCCGAGTTCTATCATCAACCCTTCTAAAGTCAAACAAGTTTCTTCAAAACCCAG GGCATTTGTGTATGAAGGTTTTCTAACGGACCTGGAATGTGATCATCTGATCTCCCTT GCGAGAGAGAATCTGCAGAGATCTGCGGTTGCTGATAACGACAATGGGGACAGTCAAGTCAGTGACGTTCGGACCAGCTCCGGCACGTTTATCTCCAAAGGAAAG GATCCTATTGTTTCCGGTATAGAGGATAAGCTCTCCACATGGACATTCCTCCCAAAAG AAAATGGAGAAGACCTTCAGGTATTGAGATATGAGCACGGTCAAAAATACGACGCTCACTTTGACTACTTCCACGACAAAGTCAACATCGCCCGTGGTGGACACCGCATTGCAACCGTTCTCATGTATCTTTCCAATGTCACAAAGGGTGGAGAAACTGTTTTCCCTGATGCAGTG GAGTCTTCCCGCCGCCAGCTTTCAGTAAACAAAGACGACCTTTCTGATTGCGCAAAGAAAGGAATTGCTG TGAAACCGAAGAAAGGAGATGCACTGCTGTTCTTCAACCTCCACCAAGACGCAACCCCAGATACATTGAGCCTTCACGGAGGCTGTCCTGTGATCGAAGGAGAGAAATGGTCAGCGACCAAGTGGATCCACGTGGACTCGTTCGATAAGATTGTGACGCATGACGGTAGCTGTGCGGATGTAAACGAGAGCTGTGAGAGATGGGCGGTGCTTGGAGAGTGCGCAAAGAACCCAGAGTATATGGTGGGAACTCCAGAGCTCCCTGGAAACTGCAGGCGTAGCTGTAAAGCTTGTTAa
- the LOC106400428 gene encoding uncharacterized protein LOC106400428, translated as MDCGGEDDPMMETPEENQQFTSHRKRKADEVEDVGDAGSGGEGRDEEDIDGDVSSREGFQEWDVDSFDDGHQYIPNKKIDPNDEEAQKMRRYRIQMYESNGFNVDKENFPGRVAYRELYPIDLDQPFKSGLTGRAYMQNNVDLTVDKYNKINGLSLTCVSIVRAVVCTVSCSVKSYITFMARETPDGDLVEYQAKTEQMPWQNRAHGLFCRPTPKPKVIHVPRYEDCVSSDSSTDSNASSRGSDQAWDVDSFDDESEYQPPERMCPIEEEIKLMRLYRPKMNRSKGFYVDGETYPGETVFFSQVDLDERFPGIELTGREHMQSLVDLALEKYNNIKETNVTCESIVRANLTRVNGYKLYITFMARESPEGELVEYQAKTERKVWQRKYHAMFCRPTPKSKD; from the exons ATGGATTGCGGCGGGGAAGATGATCCCATGATGGAGACCCCCGAGGAGAATCAACAGTTTACTTCTCATAGGAAGCGCAAGGCGGATGAAGTCGAAGATGTTGGTGACGCAGGGAGCGGCGGAGAGGGCCGGGATGAAGAGGACATAGACGGCGACGTGTCTAGCCGTGAGGGGTTCCAAGAATGGGACGTGGACAGTTTCGACGATGGACACCAATACATACCCAATAAGAAGATCGATCCAAACGATGAGGAAGCTCAAAAGATGCGTCGATACAGGATTCAGATGTACGAGAGCAAT GGTTTCAACGTGgataaagaaaactttcctGGGAGAGTAGCCTACCGAGAACTCTATCCTATTGATCTTGATCAACCTTTTAAGAGTGGTCTTACAGGGCGAGCCTACATGCAAAACAATGTCGATTTGACCGTGGACAAATACAACAAAATCAAC GGGCTGTCTCTTACATGTGTGTCTATTGTGAGGGCTGTTGTCTGCACAGTCTCCTGTTCAGTCAAATCCTACATCACCTTCATGGCCAGGGAGACTCCAGATGGAGATCTTGTCgaatatcaagctaaaacagAACAGATGCCCTGGCAAAACCGAGCCCACGGCCTCTTCTGCAGACCAACTCCTAAACCAAAAG TTATACACGTGCCCAGGTACGAGGATTGTGTATCCAGTGATTCTTCCACCGATAGTAATGCATCTAGCCGCGGAAGCGACCAAGCATGGGACGTCGATAGCTTTGATGATGAATCCGAGTACCAACCCCCTGAGAGAATGTGTCCCATCGAAGAGGAAATTAAACTAATGCGTCTTTATAGACCAAAGATGAACCGTAGCAAG GGTTTCTACGTGGATGGAGAAACCTACCCTGGGGAAACTGTCTTTTTCTCTCAGGTTGATCTTGATGAACGCTTCCCCGGTATTGAGCTTACAGGCCGTGAGCACATGCAAAGCCTGGTAGATTTGGCTCTTGAAAAATACAACAACATTAAG GAAACAAATGTGACATGTGAATCAATTGTGCGGGCGAATCTGACGAGAGTGAACGGGTACAAGTTGTACATCACGTTCATGGCTAGAGAGTCTCCAGAGGGGGAGCTTGTGGAGTATCAAGCAAAAACGGAGAGGAAGGTTTGGCAACGGAAATATCATGCCATGTTTTGCAGGCCAACTCCAAAATCCAAAG ATTAA